One Strix uralensis isolate ZFMK-TIS-50842 chromosome 9, bStrUra1, whole genome shotgun sequence DNA segment encodes these proteins:
- the EIF4G1 gene encoding eukaryotic translation initiation factor 4 gamma 1 isoform X6 — protein sequence MNKAPQPTGGAPTAPHPAPSPGLPQPTFPPGQTAPVVFNPAPTSQMNTPSQPRQHFYQNRAQPPASASRVQSNTTARPGPPAHVYPAASQVMMIPSQISYTPSQGAYYIPGQGRSTYVVPTQQYPVQPGAPSFYPGASPTEFGTYAGAYYPAQGVQQFPAGVPTAQVIVSQQPPIPPKRERKTIRIRDPNQGGKDITEEIMSGARTSSTPTPPQAGSGLEPQANGETPHVAVIVRPDDRPKPALVVSKPVSLEPSKSASPSPPPPLIPEVEPVVLSAVTLVPMEPPVDVDTKVEQGEALPDPHKTFSAITTVPGAVELPLVPAPNMDTVAVAAEEEEEEVEEEVAIPLPEPTLQAPVPPEASPMPVVPPMPAVPPVPATPSPPPVVPQAPEAPAKLASPSPPPPREEPCPEPAAEPAAEANGVLEEVPEPVPEVPVCQPVPAPVPAPTLDSPIAQPEELPLPNGVEGTGRAEPSEEQPESDVSPISEPEEPAQPGTPASPPAEEEEEESEGPGEAQERSSSPAPAPSQTSEATAQVAVSVPKKKRRMKELNKKEAVGDLLDAFKESQISDSASEAENKPPASAPAREAEDVAPTRPQEESEETWEEKEDKLAPEKGKAADQKYRYKEEQWKPLNPEEKKRYDREFLLGFQFIFASMQKPEGLPQITDVVLDKPCVPSQANKTPLRALDPIRLSGMNCSPDFTPSFANLGRPVMGNRGLPSGLGPRRSQQSQRKEPRKIIATVSLNEDVKLNKAEKAWKPSSKRASEEEDPENIKTQELLRRVRSILNKLTPQMFQQLMKQVMELSIDTEERLKGVIDLVFEKAISEPNFSVAYANMCRCLMGLKVPTTDKPTVTVNFRKLLLNRCQKEFEKDKDDDEIFEKRQKEMDDASAPEEKARMKDELEEARDKARRRSLGNIKFIGELFKLKMLTEAIMHDCVVKLLKNHDEESLECLCRLLTTIGKDLDFEKAKPRMDQYFNQMEKIIKEKKTSSRIRFMLQDVIDLRRNSWVPRRGDQGPKTIDQIHKEAEMEEHREHIKVQQLMSKDKRRGPPGPSSSSGRGSLVADDGWNTVPISKGNRPIDTSRLTKITKPGSIDSNNQLFAPGGRLSWGKGSSGGSGAKPADSASDSGRPATSTLNRFSALQQSTPAESLESRRVVQRSSSSRDRSEKAGERGERESRSEKGSDRLERPDRGERADRNRSALTKRSFSKETEDRSREREKQGGPEAVRKAASMTEERDRSRETIKQEPAPPAASPKPALSEEELEKKSKAIIEEYLHINDMKEALQCVQELGSPSSLYIFVQNGIESTLERSTISREHMGVLLCQLVKAGTLSKEQYYKGLREILEIAEDMEIDIPHIWLYLAELITPILQEEGIPMEELFREITKPLVPIGKATTLLVEVLGLLCKGMSQKTAGKLWRDGGLSWKEFLPEDQDVNKFVTEQKLEYTMGDSSDTPSRKELTSEELYKQMDKLLKENPNNQRIYDWIEANLSEQQVSSNTFIRALMTSVCHSAIIFENPYRVDALVIRNQAKLLQKYLRDEQKELQALYALQALVVKLDQPPNLLRMFFDALYDEDVIKEEAFYKWESSKDLAEQQGKGVALKSVTAFFTWLREAEDESDNN from the exons ATGAACAAAGCTCCACAGCCCACAGGAGGAGCCCCGACAGCCCCGCACCCTGCCCCTTCTCCCGGACTGCCGCAG ccGACGTTCCCACCCGGTCAGACGGCACCTGTGGTTTTTAACCCGGCACCGACCTCACAAATGAATACGCCTTCTCAGCCGCGCCAG CATTTCTACCAGAACAGGGCGCAGCCTCCCGCCAGCGCGTCCCGTGTGCAGAGTAACAcgacggcccggcccggcccccctgCCCATGTGTATCCGGCTGCTTCCCAGGTGATGATGATACCCTCCCAGATATCCTACACACCTTCCCAAGGAGCCTATTACATTCCCGGACAG GGTCGCTCCACGTACGTCGTCCCAACCCAACAGTACCCGGTTCAGCCCGGTGCCCCTAGTTTTTACCCTGGAGCCAGCCCCACAGAGTTCGGGACTTACG cggGTGCTTATTACCCGGCACAGGGGGTGCAGCAGTTCCCAGCGGGGGTCCCCACCGCCCAGGTCATTGTGAGCCAGCAGCCGCCGATCCCCCCAAAACGAGAACGCAAGACG ATTCGGATACGAGACCCCAACCAAGGCGGCAAAGACATCACTGAAGAAATCATGTCCGGAGCAAGAACCTcatccacccccacccctccacag gctgGAAGCGGTTTGGAGCCCCAGGCCAATGGAGAGACCCCCCACGTAGCAGTTATTGTCCGGCCAG ATGACCGCCCGAAGCCTGCGCTAGTGGTGAGCAAGCCTGTCTCCCTGGAGCCCAGCAAGTCGGCGTCCCCGtcgcctccccctcccctcatCCCCGAGGTGGAGCCTGTGGTGCTCTCGGCCGTGACGCTGGTGCCAATGGAGCCCCCCGTGGACGTGGACACTAAAGTGGAGCAGGGCGAGGCGCTGCCCGACCCACACAAGACGTTTAGCGCCATCACTACAGTGCCAGGGGCTGTGGAGCTGCCCCTCGTGCCTGCACCCAACATGGACACGGTGGCCGTGgccgcggaggaggaggaggaggaggtggaggaggaggtcGCCATTCCCCTCCCAGAGCCCACCCTGCAGGCGCCTGTGCCCCCCGAGGCGTCGCCGATGCCCGTTGTACCCCCAATGCCAGCCGTGCCCCCGGTGCCGGCCACGCCGTCGCCGCCACCCGTCGTACCGCAGGCCCCCGAAGCACCCGCCAAACTCGCTTCCCCCAGTCCCCCACCGCCCCGGGAAGAGCCCTGCCCCGAGCCTGCTGCCGAGCCCGCTGCCGAGGCCAACGGGGTCTTAGAGGAGGTGCCTGAGCCGGTCCCCGAGGTGCCCGTGTGCCAGCCAGTGCCCGCGCCGGTGCCCGCGCCCACCCTGGACTCCCCCATCGCCCAGCCTGAAGAGCTGCCCCTGCCCAACGGGGTGGAGGGCACCGGCAGAGCGGAGCCGAGTGAGGAGCAGCCCGAGTCGGACGTCAGCCCCATCTCGGAGCCTGAGGAGCCGGCCCAGCCCGGCACCCCTGCCTCCCCcccagcagaggaggaagaggaggagagcgaAGGCCCGGGCGAGGCCCAGGAGCGGAGCTcgagcccagcccctgccccttcGCAGACCTCGGAGGCGACCGCGCAAG tcGCCGTGTCGGTGCCAAAGAAGAAGCGAAGGATGAAGGAGCTGAACAAGAAGGAGGCAGTAGGCGATTTGCTGGATGCCTTTAAAGAG TCCCAGATCAGCGACAGTGCCTCAGAGGCAGAGAACAAGCCCCCCGCGTCTGCCCCTGCCCGCGAAGCGGAGGATGTGGCCCCCACCCGTCCACAGGAAGAGTCGGAGGAGAcgtgggaggagaaggaggacaaGCTGGCCCCGGAGAAGGGCAAGGCTGCTGACCAGAAGTACCGCTACAAGGAAG AGCAATGGAAGCCACTGAACCCTGAGGAGAAAAAGCGATACGACCGGGAGTTCCTGCTGGGCTTCCAGTTCATCTTTGCCAGCATGCAGAAACCTGAGGGGCTGCCCCAGATCACAGACGTGGTGTTGGACAAG CCCTGTGTACCTTCGCAGGCCAACAAGACCCCACTGCGGGCGCTCGACCCCATCCGCCTCAGCGGCATGAACTGCAGCCCTGACTTCACCCCCTCCTTCGCCAACCTCGGCCGGCCCGTCATGGGCAACCGGGGCCTG CCCTCAGGGTTGGGTCCCCGCCGCTCCCAGCAGAGCCAGAGGAAGGAGCCCCGCAAAATCATTGCCACTGTGTCCCTCAATGAGGATGTCAAGCTGAACAAGGCCGAGAAGGCCTGGAAACCCAGCAGCAAGCGTGcctccgaggaggaggatccTGAGAATATCAAGACGCAG GAACTGCTCCGCCGTGTCCGCAGCATCCTCAACAAGCTGACTCCCCAGATGTTCCAGCAGCTGATGAAGCAGGTGATGGAGTTGTCCATCGACACGGAGGAGCGGCTCAAGGGTGTCATCGACCTCGTCTTCGAGAAGGCCATCTCGGAGCCAAACTTCTCTGTTGCCTATGCTAACATGTGCCGTTGCCTTATGGGG CTCAAAGTGCCCACAACAGACAAGCCCACGGTGACTGTGAACTTCCGCAAGCTGCTGCTCAACCGCTGCCAGAAGGAGTTTGAGAAGGACAAGGACGATGATGAGATCTTTGAGAAGCGGCAAAAGGAGATGGATGACGCCAGTGCT CCCGAGGAGAAGGCGCGCATGAAGGACGAGCTGGAGGAGGCGCGGGACAAGGCCCGCCGGCGATCCCTGGGCAACATCAAGTTCATTGGAGAGCTCTTCAAACTGAAGATGTTGACGGAGGCCATCATGCACGACTGCGTGGTGAAGCTGCTCAAAAACCATGATGAGGAGTCTCTTGAGTGCCTTTGCCGCCTGCTTACCACCATTGGCAAGGACTTGGACTTTGAGAAGGCCAAG CCCAGGATGGACCAGTACTTCAATCAGATGGAGAAGATCATCAAAGAGAAGAAGACATCATCCCGAATCCGTTTCATGCTGCAGGATGTGATTGACCTCAGACGG AATAGCTGGGTACCCCGGCGAGGAGACCAGGGCCCCAAAACCATCGACCAGATCCACAAGGAAGCAGAGATGGAGGAGCATCGGGAACACATCAAAGTGCAGCAGCTCATGTCAAAGGACAAGAGGAGAGGACCCCCTGGGCCATCCTCCAGCA GTGGGCGCGGGAGCCTGGTCGCAGATGATGGCTGGAACACAGTGCCCATCAGCAAGGGCAACCGGCCCATCGACACCAGCCGGCTAACGAAGATCACCAAG cctggatCCATCGACTCCAACAACCAGCTCTTTGCACCGGGTGGGCGGCTGAGCTGGGGCAAAGGCAGCAGCGGAGGGTCTGGCGCAAAGCCTGCAGATTCAG CATCTGATTCAGGGCGACCAGCCACGAGCACCTTGAACCGCTTCTCAGCGCTCCAGCAGTCAACTCCTGCCGAGAGCCTGGAGTCCCGCCGCGTGGTGCAGAG gagcagctccagccGCGACAGGTCAGAGAAGGCTGGAGAGAGAGGGGAGCGGGAGTCGCGTTCGGAGAAGGGCAGCGACCGCCTGGAGCGTCCTGACCGGGGGGAGCGGGCAGACAGGAACAGGTCTGCCCTCACCAAGAGGAGCTTCAGCAAAGAGACAGAGGACAGGAGCCGAGAACGGGAGAAGCAGGGCGGCCCTGAGGCCGTGCGCAAGGCTGCTAGCATGACGGAGGAACGGGACAGGAGCCGAGAGACCA TTAAGCAAGAGCCAGCACCTCCCGCAGCATCCCCCAAGCCTGCACTGTcggaagaggagctggagaagaaATCCAAGGCAATCATAGAGGAATACCTGCACATCAATGACATGAAG GAGGCCCTGCAGTGtgtgcaggagctgggcagccccTCCTCGCTCTACATCTTTGTGCAGAACGGCATTGAGTCCACACTGGAGAGGAGCACCATCTCCCGCGAGCACATGGGGGTCCTGCTGTGCCAGCTGGTGAAGGCAGGCACGCTCTCCAAGGAGCAGTACTACAAagg GCTGCGGGAGATCCTGGAGATCGCAGAAGACATGGAGATTGACATCCCTCACATCTGGCTGTACCTGGCCGAACTCATCACCCCCATCCTGCAAGAGGAAGGCATTCCTATGGAGGAGCTGTTCAG GGAGATAACGAAGCCCCTGGTACCCATCGGGAAGGCCACCACGCTGCTGGTCGAGGTGCTGGGCTTGTTGTGCAAGGGCATG aGCCAGAAAACCGCAGGCAAGCTGTGGCGGGATGGGGGCCTGAGCTGGAAGGAATTCCTGCCCGAGGACCAGGATGTCAACAAATTTGTCACAGAGCAG AAATTGGAGTACACGATGGGGGATAGCTCGGACACGCCGAGCCGCAAGGAGCTGACCTCGGAGGAGCTGTACAAGCAAATGGACAAACTGCTGAAGGAGAACCCGAACAACCAAAGAATATACGACTGGATCGAG GCCAACCTGAGCGAGCAGCAGGTCTCGTCCAACACCTTTATCAGGGCCCTGATGACGTCCGTGTGCCACTCGGCCATCATCT TTGAGAACCCCTACCGCGTGGATGCCCTGGTCATCCGCAACCAAGCCAAGCTGCTGCAGAAGTACCTGCGGGACGAGCAGAAGGAGCTCCAGGCGCTCTACGCCTTGCAAGCCTTGGTGGTGAAGTTGGACCAGCCTCCCA ACCTGCTGCGGATGTTCTTTGACGCTCTCTACGATGAGGATGTCATCAAGGAGGAAGCTTTCTACAAGTGGGAGTCCAGCAAGGACCTGGCCGAGCAGCAGGGCAAAGGGGTGGCTCTCAAATCGGTGACGGCCTTTTTCACCTGGCTCCGGGAAGCTGAGGACGAGTCGGATAACAACTGA
- the EIF4G1 gene encoding eukaryotic translation initiation factor 4 gamma 1 isoform X5, which translates to MNKAPQPTGGAPTAPHPAPSPGLPQPTFPPGQTAPVVFNPAPTSQMNTPSQPRQFPAGPRAIHQQGGFRSLQHFYQNRAQPPASASRVQSNTTARPGPPAHVYPAASQVMMIPSQISYTPSQGAYYIPGQGRSTYVVPTQQYPVQPGAPSFYPGASPTEFGTYAGAYYPAQGVQQFPAGVPTAQVIVSQQPPIPPKRERKTIRIRDPNQGGKDITEEIMSGARTSSTPTPPQAGSGLEPQANGETPHVAVIVRPDDRPKPALVVSKPVSLEPSKSASPSPPPPLIPEVEPVVLSAVTLVPMEPPVDVDTKVEQGEALPDPHKTFSAITTVPGAVELPLVPAPNMDTVAVAAEEEEEEVEEEVAIPLPEPTLQAPVPPEASPMPVVPPMPAVPPVPATPSPPPVVPQAPEAPAKLASPSPPPPREEPCPEPAAEPAAEANGVLEEVPEPVPEVPVCQPVPAPVPAPTLDSPIAQPEELPLPNGVEGTGRAEPSEEQPESDVSPISEPEEPAQPGTPASPPAEEEEEESEGPGEAQERSSSPAPAPSQTSEATAQVAVSVPKKKRRMKELNKKEAVGDLLDAFKESQISDSASEAENKPPASAPAREAEDVAPTRPQEESEETWEEKEDKLAPEKGKAADQKYRYKEEQWKPLNPEEKKRYDREFLLGFQFIFASMQKPEGLPQITDVVLDKPCVPSQANKTPLRALDPIRLSGMNCSPDFTPSFANLGRPVMGNRGLPSGLGPRRSQQSQRKEPRKIIATVSLNEDVKLNKAEKAWKPSSKRASEEEDPENIKTQELLRRVRSILNKLTPQMFQQLMKQVMELSIDTEERLKGVIDLVFEKAISEPNFSVAYANMCRCLMGLKVPTTDKPTVTVNFRKLLLNRCQKEFEKDKDDDEIFEKRQKEMDDASAPEEKARMKDELEEARDKARRRSLGNIKFIGELFKLKMLTEAIMHDCVVKLLKNHDEESLECLCRLLTTIGKDLDFEKAKPRMDQYFNQMEKIIKEKKTSSRIRFMLQDVIDLRRNSWVPRRGDQGPKTIDQIHKEAEMEEHREHIKVQQLMSKDKRRGPPGPSSSSGRGSLVADDGWNTVPISKGNRPIDTSRLTKITKPGSIDSNNQLFAPGGRLSWGKGSSGGSGAKPADSASDSGRPATSTLNRFSALQQSTPAESLESRRVVQRSSSSRDRSEKAGERGERESRSEKGSDRLERPDRGERADRNRSALTKRSFSKETEDRSREREKQGGPEAVRKAASMTEERDRSRETIKQEPAPPAASPKPALSEEELEKKSKAIIEEYLHINDMKEALQCVQELGSPSSLYIFVQNGIESTLERSTISREHMGVLLCQLVKAGTLSKEQYYKGLREILEIAEDMEIDIPHIWLYLAELITPILQEEGIPMEELFREITKPLVPIGKATTLLVEVLGLLCKGMSQKTAGKLWRDGGLSWKEFLPEDQDVNKFVTEQKLEYTMGDSSDTPSRKELTSEELYKQMDKLLKENPNNQRIYDWIEANLSEQQVSSNTFIRALMTSVCHSAIIFENPYRVDALVIRNQAKLLQKYLRDEQKELQALYALQALVVKLDQPPNLLRMFFDALYDEDVIKEEAFYKWESSKDLAEQQGKGVALKSVTAFFTWLREAEDESDNN; encoded by the exons ATGAACAAAGCTCCACAGCCCACAGGAGGAGCCCCGACAGCCCCGCACCCTGCCCCTTCTCCCGGACTGCCGCAG ccGACGTTCCCACCCGGTCAGACGGCACCTGTGGTTTTTAACCCGGCACCGACCTCACAAATGAATACGCCTTCTCAGCCGCGCCAG tttCCAGCAGGGCCTCGGGCTATTCACCAGCAG GGAGGATTCAGGTCTCTTCAG CATTTCTACCAGAACAGGGCGCAGCCTCCCGCCAGCGCGTCCCGTGTGCAGAGTAACAcgacggcccggcccggcccccctgCCCATGTGTATCCGGCTGCTTCCCAGGTGATGATGATACCCTCCCAGATATCCTACACACCTTCCCAAGGAGCCTATTACATTCCCGGACAG GGTCGCTCCACGTACGTCGTCCCAACCCAACAGTACCCGGTTCAGCCCGGTGCCCCTAGTTTTTACCCTGGAGCCAGCCCCACAGAGTTCGGGACTTACG cggGTGCTTATTACCCGGCACAGGGGGTGCAGCAGTTCCCAGCGGGGGTCCCCACCGCCCAGGTCATTGTGAGCCAGCAGCCGCCGATCCCCCCAAAACGAGAACGCAAGACG ATTCGGATACGAGACCCCAACCAAGGCGGCAAAGACATCACTGAAGAAATCATGTCCGGAGCAAGAACCTcatccacccccacccctccacag gctgGAAGCGGTTTGGAGCCCCAGGCCAATGGAGAGACCCCCCACGTAGCAGTTATTGTCCGGCCAG ATGACCGCCCGAAGCCTGCGCTAGTGGTGAGCAAGCCTGTCTCCCTGGAGCCCAGCAAGTCGGCGTCCCCGtcgcctccccctcccctcatCCCCGAGGTGGAGCCTGTGGTGCTCTCGGCCGTGACGCTGGTGCCAATGGAGCCCCCCGTGGACGTGGACACTAAAGTGGAGCAGGGCGAGGCGCTGCCCGACCCACACAAGACGTTTAGCGCCATCACTACAGTGCCAGGGGCTGTGGAGCTGCCCCTCGTGCCTGCACCCAACATGGACACGGTGGCCGTGgccgcggaggaggaggaggaggaggtggaggaggaggtcGCCATTCCCCTCCCAGAGCCCACCCTGCAGGCGCCTGTGCCCCCCGAGGCGTCGCCGATGCCCGTTGTACCCCCAATGCCAGCCGTGCCCCCGGTGCCGGCCACGCCGTCGCCGCCACCCGTCGTACCGCAGGCCCCCGAAGCACCCGCCAAACTCGCTTCCCCCAGTCCCCCACCGCCCCGGGAAGAGCCCTGCCCCGAGCCTGCTGCCGAGCCCGCTGCCGAGGCCAACGGGGTCTTAGAGGAGGTGCCTGAGCCGGTCCCCGAGGTGCCCGTGTGCCAGCCAGTGCCCGCGCCGGTGCCCGCGCCCACCCTGGACTCCCCCATCGCCCAGCCTGAAGAGCTGCCCCTGCCCAACGGGGTGGAGGGCACCGGCAGAGCGGAGCCGAGTGAGGAGCAGCCCGAGTCGGACGTCAGCCCCATCTCGGAGCCTGAGGAGCCGGCCCAGCCCGGCACCCCTGCCTCCCCcccagcagaggaggaagaggaggagagcgaAGGCCCGGGCGAGGCCCAGGAGCGGAGCTcgagcccagcccctgccccttcGCAGACCTCGGAGGCGACCGCGCAAG tcGCCGTGTCGGTGCCAAAGAAGAAGCGAAGGATGAAGGAGCTGAACAAGAAGGAGGCAGTAGGCGATTTGCTGGATGCCTTTAAAGAG TCCCAGATCAGCGACAGTGCCTCAGAGGCAGAGAACAAGCCCCCCGCGTCTGCCCCTGCCCGCGAAGCGGAGGATGTGGCCCCCACCCGTCCACAGGAAGAGTCGGAGGAGAcgtgggaggagaaggaggacaaGCTGGCCCCGGAGAAGGGCAAGGCTGCTGACCAGAAGTACCGCTACAAGGAAG AGCAATGGAAGCCACTGAACCCTGAGGAGAAAAAGCGATACGACCGGGAGTTCCTGCTGGGCTTCCAGTTCATCTTTGCCAGCATGCAGAAACCTGAGGGGCTGCCCCAGATCACAGACGTGGTGTTGGACAAG CCCTGTGTACCTTCGCAGGCCAACAAGACCCCACTGCGGGCGCTCGACCCCATCCGCCTCAGCGGCATGAACTGCAGCCCTGACTTCACCCCCTCCTTCGCCAACCTCGGCCGGCCCGTCATGGGCAACCGGGGCCTG CCCTCAGGGTTGGGTCCCCGCCGCTCCCAGCAGAGCCAGAGGAAGGAGCCCCGCAAAATCATTGCCACTGTGTCCCTCAATGAGGATGTCAAGCTGAACAAGGCCGAGAAGGCCTGGAAACCCAGCAGCAAGCGTGcctccgaggaggaggatccTGAGAATATCAAGACGCAG GAACTGCTCCGCCGTGTCCGCAGCATCCTCAACAAGCTGACTCCCCAGATGTTCCAGCAGCTGATGAAGCAGGTGATGGAGTTGTCCATCGACACGGAGGAGCGGCTCAAGGGTGTCATCGACCTCGTCTTCGAGAAGGCCATCTCGGAGCCAAACTTCTCTGTTGCCTATGCTAACATGTGCCGTTGCCTTATGGGG CTCAAAGTGCCCACAACAGACAAGCCCACGGTGACTGTGAACTTCCGCAAGCTGCTGCTCAACCGCTGCCAGAAGGAGTTTGAGAAGGACAAGGACGATGATGAGATCTTTGAGAAGCGGCAAAAGGAGATGGATGACGCCAGTGCT CCCGAGGAGAAGGCGCGCATGAAGGACGAGCTGGAGGAGGCGCGGGACAAGGCCCGCCGGCGATCCCTGGGCAACATCAAGTTCATTGGAGAGCTCTTCAAACTGAAGATGTTGACGGAGGCCATCATGCACGACTGCGTGGTGAAGCTGCTCAAAAACCATGATGAGGAGTCTCTTGAGTGCCTTTGCCGCCTGCTTACCACCATTGGCAAGGACTTGGACTTTGAGAAGGCCAAG CCCAGGATGGACCAGTACTTCAATCAGATGGAGAAGATCATCAAAGAGAAGAAGACATCATCCCGAATCCGTTTCATGCTGCAGGATGTGATTGACCTCAGACGG AATAGCTGGGTACCCCGGCGAGGAGACCAGGGCCCCAAAACCATCGACCAGATCCACAAGGAAGCAGAGATGGAGGAGCATCGGGAACACATCAAAGTGCAGCAGCTCATGTCAAAGGACAAGAGGAGAGGACCCCCTGGGCCATCCTCCAGCA GTGGGCGCGGGAGCCTGGTCGCAGATGATGGCTGGAACACAGTGCCCATCAGCAAGGGCAACCGGCCCATCGACACCAGCCGGCTAACGAAGATCACCAAG cctggatCCATCGACTCCAACAACCAGCTCTTTGCACCGGGTGGGCGGCTGAGCTGGGGCAAAGGCAGCAGCGGAGGGTCTGGCGCAAAGCCTGCAGATTCAG CATCTGATTCAGGGCGACCAGCCACGAGCACCTTGAACCGCTTCTCAGCGCTCCAGCAGTCAACTCCTGCCGAGAGCCTGGAGTCCCGCCGCGTGGTGCAGAG gagcagctccagccGCGACAGGTCAGAGAAGGCTGGAGAGAGAGGGGAGCGGGAGTCGCGTTCGGAGAAGGGCAGCGACCGCCTGGAGCGTCCTGACCGGGGGGAGCGGGCAGACAGGAACAGGTCTGCCCTCACCAAGAGGAGCTTCAGCAAAGAGACAGAGGACAGGAGCCGAGAACGGGAGAAGCAGGGCGGCCCTGAGGCCGTGCGCAAGGCTGCTAGCATGACGGAGGAACGGGACAGGAGCCGAGAGACCA TTAAGCAAGAGCCAGCACCTCCCGCAGCATCCCCCAAGCCTGCACTGTcggaagaggagctggagaagaaATCCAAGGCAATCATAGAGGAATACCTGCACATCAATGACATGAAG GAGGCCCTGCAGTGtgtgcaggagctgggcagccccTCCTCGCTCTACATCTTTGTGCAGAACGGCATTGAGTCCACACTGGAGAGGAGCACCATCTCCCGCGAGCACATGGGGGTCCTGCTGTGCCAGCTGGTGAAGGCAGGCACGCTCTCCAAGGAGCAGTACTACAAagg GCTGCGGGAGATCCTGGAGATCGCAGAAGACATGGAGATTGACATCCCTCACATCTGGCTGTACCTGGCCGAACTCATCACCCCCATCCTGCAAGAGGAAGGCATTCCTATGGAGGAGCTGTTCAG GGAGATAACGAAGCCCCTGGTACCCATCGGGAAGGCCACCACGCTGCTGGTCGAGGTGCTGGGCTTGTTGTGCAAGGGCATG aGCCAGAAAACCGCAGGCAAGCTGTGGCGGGATGGGGGCCTGAGCTGGAAGGAATTCCTGCCCGAGGACCAGGATGTCAACAAATTTGTCACAGAGCAG AAATTGGAGTACACGATGGGGGATAGCTCGGACACGCCGAGCCGCAAGGAGCTGACCTCGGAGGAGCTGTACAAGCAAATGGACAAACTGCTGAAGGAGAACCCGAACAACCAAAGAATATACGACTGGATCGAG GCCAACCTGAGCGAGCAGCAGGTCTCGTCCAACACCTTTATCAGGGCCCTGATGACGTCCGTGTGCCACTCGGCCATCATCT TTGAGAACCCCTACCGCGTGGATGCCCTGGTCATCCGCAACCAAGCCAAGCTGCTGCAGAAGTACCTGCGGGACGAGCAGAAGGAGCTCCAGGCGCTCTACGCCTTGCAAGCCTTGGTGGTGAAGTTGGACCAGCCTCCCA ACCTGCTGCGGATGTTCTTTGACGCTCTCTACGATGAGGATGTCATCAAGGAGGAAGCTTTCTACAAGTGGGAGTCCAGCAAGGACCTGGCCGAGCAGCAGGGCAAAGGGGTGGCTCTCAAATCGGTGACGGCCTTTTTCACCTGGCTCCGGGAAGCTGAGGACGAGTCGGATAACAACTGA